One genomic segment of Capricornis sumatraensis isolate serow.1 chromosome 6, serow.2, whole genome shotgun sequence includes these proteins:
- the CA9 gene encoding carbonic anhydrase 9, with product MAPLCPSPRLPLWIPAPAPGPAVQLLLLLLLLVPARPQSLLWMQGAPTTGGDSSGEDDPLGEEDLPSEEDIPEEEDSPGEEDLPGLKTDPGEENSLKLEDLPTIEAPRDTEGPQNNAHRDEKGDGHSHWRYGGAPPWPQVSPACAGRFQSPVDIRPELTAFCPALRPLELLGFELPPQPKLRLCNNGHTVQLSLPSGLKMALGPGQEYRALQLHLHWGAAGRPGSEHTVDGHRFPAEIHVVHLSTAFEEFDEALGRPGGLAVLAAFLQEGPEENSAYEQLLSRLGEITEEDSETWVPGLDVSALLPSDLSRYFRYEGSLTTPPCAQGVIWTVFNQTVKLSAKQLHTLSDSLWGPDDSRLQLNFRATQPLNGRIIEASFPAGVDGSPRTVEQVHLNSCLAAGDILALVFGLLFAVTSIAFLVQMRRQHPSETKGSVSYHPAEVTETAA from the exons ATGGCTCCCCTGTGCCCCAGCCCCCGGCTCCCTCTGTGGATTCCggcccctgccccaggcccagcTGTGCAATTGCTGCTGTTACTGCTCCTTCTGGTGCCTGCCCGTCCCCAGAGCCTGCTCTGGATGCAGGGTGCTCCCACCACGGGAGGAGATTCATCTGGGGAAGATGATCCACTTGGTGAGGAGGACCTGCCCAGTGAAGAGGATATACCTGAAGAGGAGGACTCACCTGGAGAAGAGGACCTACCTGGATTGAAGACGGACCCAGGAGAAGAGAATTCTCTGAAGTTAGAGGATCTACCAACTATTGAGGCACCCAGGGACACTGAAGGCCCCCAGAATAACGCCCACAGAGACGAAAAAG GGGATGGCCACAGTCATTGGCGTTATGGAG GCGCTCCGCCATGGCCCCAGGTGTCCCCAGCCTGCGCTGGCCGCTTTCAATCCCCGGTAGACATCCGCCCGGAGCTCACTGCGTTTTGTCCAGCCCTGCGACCCCTGGAACTCCTTGGCTTTGAGCTCCCGCCACAACCAAAACTGCGCCTGTGCAACAATGGCCACACCG TGCAGCTGAGTCTGCCTTCCGGGCTGAAGATGGCCTTGGGTCCCGGACAGGAGTACCGGGCCCTGCAGTTACATTTGCACTGGGGGGCCGCGGGTCGCCCGGGCTCGGAACACACGGTTGATGGTCACCGTTTTCCTGCCGAG ATTCACGTGGTTCACCTCAGCACTGCATTTGAGGAATTTGACGAGGCCTTGGGGCGCCCAGGGGGCTTGGCCGTCTTGGCCGCCTTTCTGCAG GAAGGCCCAGAAGAAAACAGTGCCTATGAACAGCTGCTGTCACGTTTGGGAGAAATCACTGAAGAAG ACTCTGAGACTTGGGTCCCAGGACTGGATGTATCTGCACTGCTGCCCTCTGACCTCAGCCGCTACTTCCGATATGAGGGGTCTCTCACCACACCCCCCTGTGCCCAGGGGGTCATCTGGACTGTGTTCAACCAGACAGTAAAGCTGAGTGCTAAGCAG ctccacaccctctctgacTCCCTGTGGGGACCTGATGACTCCCGGTTGCAGCTGAACTTCCGGGCTACGCAGCCTTTGAATGGGCGAATAATTGAGGCCTCCTTCCCTGCTGGCGTGGATGGCAGCCCTAGGACTGTTGAACAAG TCCACCTGAATTCCTGTCTCGCTGCTG gCGACATCCTGGCCCTGGTTTTTGGCCTCCTCTTTGCTGTTACCAGCATCGCCTTCCTTGTGCAAATGAGAAGGCA ACACCCAAGTGAGACCAAAGGGAGTGTTAGCTACCACCCAGCAGAGGTCACAGAGACTGCTGCCTAG
- the TPM2 gene encoding tropomyosin beta chain isoform X1: MDAIKKKMQMLKLDKENAIDRAEQAEADKKQAEDRCKQLEEEQQALQKKLKGTEDEVEKYSESVKDAQEKLEQAEKKATDAEADVASLNRRIQLVEEELDRAQERLATALQKLEEAEKAADESERGMKVIENRAMKDEEKMELQEMQLKEAKHIAEDSDRKYEEVARKLVILEGELERSEERAEVAESRARQLEEELRTMDQALKSLMASEEEYSTKEDKYEEEIKLLEEKLKEAETRAEFAERSVAKLEKTIDDLEETLASAKEENVEIHQTLDQTLLELNNL; the protein is encoded by the exons ATGGACGCCATCAAGAAGAAGATGCAGATGTTAAAACTGGACAAGGAGAATGCCATCGACCGCGCAGAGCAGGCCGAGGCCGACAAGAAGCAAGCTGAGGACCGCTGCAAGCAG CTGGAAGAGGAGCAGCAGGCCCTCCAGAAGAAGCTAAAAGGGACGGAGGACGAGGTGGAAAAGTATTCTGAATCAGTGAAGGATGCCCAGGAGAAACTGGAGCAGGCTGAGAAGAAAGCCACTGAT GCTGAAGCAGATGTGGCCTCCCTGAACCGCCGCATTCAGCTGGTAGAGGAGGAGCTGGACCGGGCACAGGAGCGTCTGGCTACAGCCCTGCAGAAGCTGGAGGAGGCTGAGAAGGCAGCTGATGAGAGCGAGAG AGGAATGAAGGTCATCGAAAACCGAGCTATGAAGGATGAGGAAAAgatggagctgcaggagatgcagctgaAGGAGGCCAAGCACATCGCCGAGGATTCAGACCGCAAATATGAGGAG GTGGCCAGGAAGCTGGTGATCCTGGAAGGAGAGCTGGAGCGCTCAGAAGAGAGAGCTGAGGTGGCTGAGAG CCGAGCCAGGCAGCTGGAGGAGGAGCTTCGAACCATGGATCAGGCCCTCAAGTCCCTGATGGCCTCAGAGGAGGAG TATTCCACCAAAGAAGATAAATATGAAGAGGAGATCAAACTGCTGGAGGAGAAGCTAAAGGAG GCTGAGACCCGAGCAGAGTTTGCTGAAAGGTCGGTGGCAAAGTTGGAGAAAACCATCGATGACCTGGAAG AGACCTTGGCCAGTGCCAAGGAGGAGAACGTGGAGATCCACCAGACCCTCGACCAGACACTGCTGGAGCTCAACAACCTCTGA
- the TPM2 gene encoding tropomyosin beta chain isoform X3, whose product MDAIKKKMQMLKLDKENAIDRAEQAEADKKQAEDRCKQLEEEQQALQKKLKGTEDEVEKYSESVKDAQEKLEQAEKKATDAEADVASLNRRIQLVEEELDRAQERLATALQKLEEAEKAADESERGMKVIENRAMKDEEKMELQEMQLKEAKHIAEDSDRKYEEVARKLVILEGELERSEERAEVAESKCGDLEEELKIVTNNLKSLEAQADKYSTKEDKYEEEIKLLEEKLKEAETRAEFAERSVAKLEKTIDDLEETLASAKEENVEIHQTLDQTLLELNNL is encoded by the exons ATGGACGCCATCAAGAAGAAGATGCAGATGTTAAAACTGGACAAGGAGAATGCCATCGACCGCGCAGAGCAGGCCGAGGCCGACAAGAAGCAAGCTGAGGACCGCTGCAAGCAG CTGGAAGAGGAGCAGCAGGCCCTCCAGAAGAAGCTAAAAGGGACGGAGGACGAGGTGGAAAAGTATTCTGAATCAGTGAAGGATGCCCAGGAGAAACTGGAGCAGGCTGAGAAGAAAGCCACTGAT GCTGAAGCAGATGTGGCCTCCCTGAACCGCCGCATTCAGCTGGTAGAGGAGGAGCTGGACCGGGCACAGGAGCGTCTGGCTACAGCCCTGCAGAAGCTGGAGGAGGCTGAGAAGGCAGCTGATGAGAGCGAGAG AGGAATGAAGGTCATCGAAAACCGAGCTATGAAGGATGAGGAAAAgatggagctgcaggagatgcagctgaAGGAGGCCAAGCACATCGCCGAGGATTCAGACCGCAAATATGAGGAG GTGGCCAGGAAGCTGGTGATCCTGGAAGGAGAGCTGGAGCGCTCAGAAGAGAGAGCTGAGGTGGCTGAGAG TAAATGTGGGGACCTAGAGGAGGAGCTGAAAATTGTTACCAACAACTTGAAATCCCTGGAAGCCCAAGCGGACAAG TATTCCACCAAAGAAGATAAATATGAAGAGGAGATCAAACTGCTGGAGGAGAAGCTAAAGGAG GCTGAGACCCGAGCAGAGTTTGCTGAAAGGTCGGTGGCAAAGTTGGAGAAAACCATCGATGACCTGGAAG AGACCTTGGCCAGTGCCAAGGAGGAGAACGTGGAGATCCACCAGACCCTCGACCAGACACTGCTGGAGCTCAACAACCTCTGA
- the TPM2 gene encoding tropomyosin beta chain isoform X4 produces the protein MDAIKKKMQMLKLDKENAIDRAEQAEADKKQAEDRCKQLEEEQQALQKKLKGTEDEVEKYSESVKDAQEKLEQAEKKATDAEADVASLNRRIQLVEEELDRAQERLATALQKLEEAEKAADESERGMKVIENRAMKDEEKMELQEMQLKEAKHIAEDSDRKYEEVARKLVILEGELERSEERAEVAESKCGDLEEELKIVTNNLKSLEAQADKYSTKEDKYEEEIKLLEEKLKEAETRAEFAERSVAKLEKTIDDLEDEVYAQKMKYKAISEELDNALNDITSL, from the exons ATGGACGCCATCAAGAAGAAGATGCAGATGTTAAAACTGGACAAGGAGAATGCCATCGACCGCGCAGAGCAGGCCGAGGCCGACAAGAAGCAAGCTGAGGACCGCTGCAAGCAG CTGGAAGAGGAGCAGCAGGCCCTCCAGAAGAAGCTAAAAGGGACGGAGGACGAGGTGGAAAAGTATTCTGAATCAGTGAAGGATGCCCAGGAGAAACTGGAGCAGGCTGAGAAGAAAGCCACTGAT GCTGAAGCAGATGTGGCCTCCCTGAACCGCCGCATTCAGCTGGTAGAGGAGGAGCTGGACCGGGCACAGGAGCGTCTGGCTACAGCCCTGCAGAAGCTGGAGGAGGCTGAGAAGGCAGCTGATGAGAGCGAGAG AGGAATGAAGGTCATCGAAAACCGAGCTATGAAGGATGAGGAAAAgatggagctgcaggagatgcagctgaAGGAGGCCAAGCACATCGCCGAGGATTCAGACCGCAAATATGAGGAG GTGGCCAGGAAGCTGGTGATCCTGGAAGGAGAGCTGGAGCGCTCAGAAGAGAGAGCTGAGGTGGCTGAGAG TAAATGTGGGGACCTAGAGGAGGAGCTGAAAATTGTTACCAACAACTTGAAATCCCTGGAAGCCCAAGCGGACAAG TATTCCACCAAAGAAGATAAATATGAAGAGGAGATCAAACTGCTGGAGGAGAAGCTAAAGGAG GCTGAGACCCGAGCAGAGTTTGCTGAAAGGTCGGTGGCAAAGTTGGAGAAAACCATCGATGACCTGGAAG ATGAAGTCTATGCACAGAAGATGAAGTACAAGGCCATCAGTGAGGAGCTGGACAACGCGCTCAATGACATCACCTCCCTCTGA
- the TPM2 gene encoding tropomyosin beta chain isoform X2, translating into MDAIKKKMQMLKLDKENAIDRAEQAEADKKQAEDRCKQLEEEQQALQKKLKGTEDEVEKYSESVKDAQEKLEQAEKKATDAEADVASLNRRIQLVEEELDRAQERLATALQKLEEAEKAADESERGMKVIENRAMKDEEKMELQEMQLKEAKHIAEDSDRKYEEVARKLVILEGELERSEERAEVAESRARQLEEELRTMDQALKSLMASEEEYSTKEDKYEEEIKLLEEKLKEAETRAEFAERSVAKLEKTIDDLEDEVYAQKMKYKAISEELDNALNDITSL; encoded by the exons ATGGACGCCATCAAGAAGAAGATGCAGATGTTAAAACTGGACAAGGAGAATGCCATCGACCGCGCAGAGCAGGCCGAGGCCGACAAGAAGCAAGCTGAGGACCGCTGCAAGCAG CTGGAAGAGGAGCAGCAGGCCCTCCAGAAGAAGCTAAAAGGGACGGAGGACGAGGTGGAAAAGTATTCTGAATCAGTGAAGGATGCCCAGGAGAAACTGGAGCAGGCTGAGAAGAAAGCCACTGAT GCTGAAGCAGATGTGGCCTCCCTGAACCGCCGCATTCAGCTGGTAGAGGAGGAGCTGGACCGGGCACAGGAGCGTCTGGCTACAGCCCTGCAGAAGCTGGAGGAGGCTGAGAAGGCAGCTGATGAGAGCGAGAG AGGAATGAAGGTCATCGAAAACCGAGCTATGAAGGATGAGGAAAAgatggagctgcaggagatgcagctgaAGGAGGCCAAGCACATCGCCGAGGATTCAGACCGCAAATATGAGGAG GTGGCCAGGAAGCTGGTGATCCTGGAAGGAGAGCTGGAGCGCTCAGAAGAGAGAGCTGAGGTGGCTGAGAG CCGAGCCAGGCAGCTGGAGGAGGAGCTTCGAACCATGGATCAGGCCCTCAAGTCCCTGATGGCCTCAGAGGAGGAG TATTCCACCAAAGAAGATAAATATGAAGAGGAGATCAAACTGCTGGAGGAGAAGCTAAAGGAG GCTGAGACCCGAGCAGAGTTTGCTGAAAGGTCGGTGGCAAAGTTGGAGAAAACCATCGATGACCTGGAAG ATGAAGTCTATGCACAGAAGATGAAGTACAAGGCCATCAGTGAGGAGCTGGACAACGCGCTCAATGACATCACCTCCCTCTGA